A genomic window from Equus asinus isolate D_3611 breed Donkey chromosome 25, EquAss-T2T_v2, whole genome shotgun sequence includes:
- the APOBEC4 gene encoding putative C->U-editing enzyme APOBEC-4 has protein sequence MEPLYEEYLANRGTIVKPYYWLSFSLDCCNCPYHIRTGEEARVPYTEFYQIFGFPYGPMYPQTKHLTFYELKTTSGSLVQKGHASSCSGSNTHPESMLFELNGYFDSAIHNNDSIRHIILYSNNSPCNEANHCCISKMYNFLIMYPDVTLSIYFSQLYHTETEFPASAWNREALRSLASLWPQVTLSPISGGIWHSLLDNFVSGVSGPTVFQPILPGRALADRHNAYEINAITGVKPYFTDILPQTKEIQNIKALGSYPLNNVFPGQSFQVTSGQVQPNLTPDLRVPVVFVLVPYRDLPPIHVDQNPYKPRNIVRHLNMPQISFQETKDLGRPPIGMPIERVEITEQFASSKEADEKKKKKKKGKK, from the coding sequence ATGGAGCCTTTATATGAGGAATACCTAGCAAATCGTGGAACAATAGTGAAACCTTATTACTGGCTAAGCTTCTCTCTAGATTGCTGCAATTGTCCTTACCATATTCGGACAGGTGAAGAAGCAAGAGTTCCCTATACAGAATTTTATCAGATTTTCGGATTCCCTTATGGGCCAATGTACCCTCAAACAAAACACCTTACATTTTATGAACTAAAAACTACTTCTGGAAGCCTGGTGCAAAAGGGTCATGCTAGCAGTTGCTCTGGGAGTAACACCCATCCAGAATCAATGCTGTTCGAGCTGAATGGTTATTTTGACTCAGCCATACACAATAACGACAGCATCAGGCATATCATTCTGTATTCCAACAACTCCCCTTGTAATGAAGCTAACCACTGCTGCATCAGCAAAATGTACAATTTCCTGATAATGTATCCAGACGTCACTCTCAGTATTTACTTCTCTCAGCTGTATCATACTGAGACTGAATTTCCTGCCTCAGCATGGAACCGCGAAGCTCTCCGGAGCCTGGCCAGCTTATGGCCACAGGTCACTTTGAGCCCGATAAGTGGTGGGATTTGGCATTCCCTCCTCGACAACTTTGTGAGTGGTGTCTCAGGACCAACTGTTTTCCAGCCCATTTTGCCTGGGAGAGCACTGGCTGACAGGCACAATGCATATGAAATCAATGCCATAACAGGAGTCAAACCTTATTTCACTGATATTCTTCCCCAGACGAAAGAGATTCAGAACATAAAAGCTTTAGGGAGCTACCCCTTAAACAACGTCTTTCCCGGACAGTCTTTTCAAGTGACAAGTGGACAAGTGCAACCCAACCTGACCCCAGATCTTAGGGTTCCTGTTGTTTTTGTGCTGGTGCCTTACAGAGACCTACCACCAATCCATGTGGATCAAAACCCATATAAACCCAGGAATATTGTAAGGCATTTAAATATGCCTCAAATATCATTCCAGGAAACCAAGGACCTCGGAAGGCCTCCCATCGGAATGCCCATAGAAAGAGTGGAAATCACAGAACAGTTTGCAAGTAGCAAAGAGGCagatgaaaagaagaagaagaagaagaaagggaaaaaataa